In the genome of bacterium SCSIO 12827, the window CCTTTTCCAGGGTTTTCGGATGCTTCATGTTGGCCGAGGCGAAGACCTCGGCCGGCTCACCCTTTTCGATGCGCTGCCGCAGCAGGCCCGACGGCCCGAACGCCGTTTCGACCTTATGACCCGCGGCCGCCTCGAAATCCCGGGCGACCTGCGTGAGGGCGGCTTTCAGGCTGCCCGCCGCATGGAGTTTCACGGTGTCGGCCATGGCCCCTCCGGACATCAACAAACAGGCAACAAAAACGGCGAGTCGCATGGGCTTGATCCTCCAACCCGATAATTCGGTATTTTGTTTCGTAATATTTGCATAATTATGCAGTTTTATGAGAGCCTGTAAATGCCCCTGGGAAAGGTCATAAACCGGGGCATCACAAACGGAACCCCGCCAACCCATTCGGGAGTCAGACCCATGAAGATCAGTGCGCGCAATCAGATCACCGGCAAGGTCGTCGACGTGAAGGACGGTGTCGTCACCGCCCAGGTCACGGTCGACATCGGCGGCGGCAATACCATCGTCTCGTCCATCACCCTGGATTCAGCCAAAACCCTGGGCCTCGCCGCCGGCAAGGAGGTGACGGTAATCATCAAGGCGTCGGATGTGATGCTGGGCGCCTAGGCGTTCAAATGCCCGAAGTTTCGCCGCGGCGGCGGTAGTAGGCGCTGCACAGGGCTTCCGCCGCTAGGCCGACGGCCAAGCCGACGGCCATGTTGACGCCGACGCAGACCACCCCGGTCAACAGGATGACCACGCGGCAGCTCGGCTTGACGCCGAGAATTCGGCGGTTGAGGGCCATTTCCGTCCCCGCCACGGCCAGGATCGCGCCCACGGCGCCGACCGGCACCAACATCAGCACATCGCGTGCCTGCGGCCCGAAGCCGATGCCGAGCGCCAGACAGAACAGCCCGAACAGGGCAGGCGCCACCCAGGTCCGCGCCCCGAAGCGATATTGCGCGATCAGCCCGCCCGACCCGTGACACATGGGCAGCGCGCCGAACGGCGCCAGCACGACATTCAGAATTCCCGTCGACAATGCCAGACGCCGGGGGCTGGTGCGTTCCTTGGCATCATCGGGAAAGTATTCGGCGGCAATGGCCGAGGTCGCGAGAACCGCGTTGGACAGGGTCAGCGCCAACTGCGGCAGGGCCGTGGTCGTCAGCGCCGCCTGAAAATCCGCCACGGTCGGGAAGGCCGGCAACGGAAAGTGCAGCCCCGGCCCGGTCACCGCGAACCCCGTGCCGCCGGTCATCAGAAAGGCCGCCGCCGCCGTCACCACGACGACCAGCGACCCCAGGTGCCGGTAGGGCGTGAGAAACAGCAGCAGCAACAGGGCCAGCGCCGCACCACCGAACAGAGGTTCGTCCGACACATGTTGAAATCCGAGCAGCGCCAGCTGTGCCCCGACCCCCAACTGCACGCCCATGATGACCGAATTGGGAACCAGCCGCGCGATGCGCGTGATGATGCCCGTGACCGCCAAGACCACCAGCACGCCGCCGATGATCAGGCCGCTCGCCATGGCCTGGGCCGGGGTCACCGCGCCGACGATGATCAGCGCCGCCACGGCCTTCATGGGCTGAATGGGAATGGGTCGGTGGTAGACCAGGGCCACCGCCAGAGCGAACAGACCAAAGCCGGTCAGCACGCCCGTGCCCTCGAACCCGCGCACGGCCAGCACACCAATGACCAGCGGCAGGAAGGTGCCGAAATCGGCGACCGCACCCGACATCTCGCCAAGCCATCCGGTCGCCTTCTTTGCCGTCGTCTGGATCATGGGCCTCCCGCAGGTTCCGGGATGGGGCCGGAACAGTGTCGGAAATTTTGCAGCATCTAAAAGAAAAACACAATCAGCGGGACGATCCCCGGGCGGCAGGCAGGCCGTCCGGGGATCTGCTGCGGGGATGCGGATGCCGAGGAAGGCCGCCGTCCCCGTGGTTCATGGGCCGGTCGTCAGGCCGGCAGTTTGGTGAACCGCGCGCAGCGCGCGACATTGCGGTCGTGGACCTCGCGCATTTCACACAAATCGTCATACAGATCAGGGTCGGCGATTTTCGGCAGGAGTTCAACCAGCCGCCGCGCGACCCAGGACTGCCCCTTGTTCAACAATTCGATCTTGGCCTGTTGTTCCGCCGTGTCCCGCAGTTTGTCCAGGAACGCGCCGGTTTCGATACTGGGCTTACCGCCCAGGCGTTCGATATGGCGGGACAGCATGGCGCAGTACCGGGCCTCGTCCTGGGCGACCGCGGACAGCGCCACGCGAAGCTCCAGATCCGGGGTTGCGCGCGCCATCTCGATCACGCCGCGCGCCCCGGCCCGCTCCCCTTCCAGAAGCTCATTGAGAAACGCAGCCGTTTCCTCATCTGTGAGATAGCCCATGTAAGCGGGATCGGCTTCGCTCATCATGCAGGGCGGGTCTCCCGCATCGCCGACGGACGGGGCCCGCGCCGCAAGCGGGTTTCGCGTCGAGATCCACCGCACGCCCTCTTCCGTGACGATCGCGTCCATGGGAATGTCATGCGGCTGCGGGTGGATGGTGGCCAGGCGATCGACGGCATAACCGATGCCAATGGCCAGGGGTTTTTCGGCTGAGGCCGCCAGGGTCCGGTCATAATACCCGCCACCGTAGCCAAGCCGGTACCCGGCATCGTCAAACCCCAACAACGGAATCAGCAACGCGGGTGGATGCATCCGCTTACGCGAAGCCGGAACCGGGATGCTCCACACCCCCGGGACCATCTTGGTCTCCGGCCGCCATTCCCAAAATTCGACCGGCTGTTTTTCCTTCACGACCACCGGCAAGGCCATCGCCCCGCCACCGGACATCGCCGCGGCGGCGAAATCACGCAGGTCCAGTTCACCCCGAAACGGCCAGTAAAAACCGAACCCGTCCCGGCCAAGCCAGGGCATTTCACGGCTGAGATGCGCCACGATCCTATCCCGGGTGGCTTTGCGGACCGCCAACGGCCGCGCCAACCTAGCGACAAGAATTTCATTCCGCGTTTCCCGCCGCCACTTGTTGACCTCACGCCATTCCATTTACTCAACCTCCTCGAACCGACCCGACAAGGATGCGACGATCCCGGCCGCCTCGGCCATGATCCGTTCGATCCGCACCGCAGCGGTCGGAATATCGTCAATTTCTCCCGCCACCTGCCCCGCGAACAGGGCCAGTTGCTCAAGCTCGCCCCGCATGTTGCGCAAGGGGGAATCCGTGCTGTAGCGATAGATCGGCCGATCATCCTCCAGGGCAATCGGCTCGCGCTTTCGCAAATAAGGATCATGGCCGAAACGCGTGGTGCCGGCCTTGGCCGTCAGGCTGTTGCCGATGACCCGCACTGGCGCCCCGATGGGCCAATTGATGGCGAACAGGTCGGTGCGCAGGGTGTCTTCCGAACGCGCGCCGACGACCCGTTCCTTATGATAGGCATGGGCGAAGGATTCCTCGGTCGCCAGGAACGCCGTGCCGCAGTGGATTCCTGCCGCCCCCAACGCCAGAGCCGCGACCAGAGACCGGCCCGAAGCGAACCCGCCCGAGGCGACCACGGGAACGGATACCGCCCGCACGACCTGGGGAACCAGAACCAGCGACGATGTCGTGCCGTGGACATGCCCGCCGGCTTCCTCCCCCTGCGCGATGATCACATCGGCGCCGGCCTGTTCGGCCAGCCGCGCATCCTCGACCGTGCCGACCTGATGGAACACCAGGCAGCCATGGTCCTTGGCCCGCTTGATCACGTCCGGATAGACATCCCAGAACAGACAGATCGAATGCACACCGGCATCGAAGCAGGCCGCCAGTTCGTCGTCGAGCAATTGGGAGTCGGTCGCGGCGGGGATCAGGTTGACCCCGAACGGCCGATCCGTGCCGTTCCGCACGGCCTCGATCTGTTGGCGGATCATATCCGGGCTTTCGCGCACCATGCCGAG includes:
- a CDS encoding putative sulfate/molybdate transporter yields the protein MIQTTAKKATGWLGEMSGAVADFGTFLPLVIGVLAVRGFEGTGVLTGFGLFALAVALVYHRPIPIQPMKAVAALIIVGAVTPAQAMASGLIIGGVLVVLAVTGIITRIARLVPNSVIMGVQLGVGAQLALLGFQHVSDEPLFGGAALALLLLLFLTPYRHLGSLVVVVTAAAAFLMTGGTGFAVTGPGLHFPLPAFPTVADFQAALTTTALPQLALTLSNAVLATSAIAAEYFPDDAKERTSPRRLALSTGILNVVLAPFGALPMCHGSGGLIAQYRFGARTWVAPALFGLFCLALGIGFGPQARDVLMLVPVGAVGAILAVAGTEMALNRRILGVKPSCRVVILLTGVVCVGVNMAVGLAVGLAAEALCSAYYRRRGETSGI
- a CDS encoding 5-formyltetrahydrofolate cyclo-ligase, producing MEWREVNKWRRETRNEILVARLARPLAVRKATRDRIVAHLSREMPWLGRDGFGFYWPFRGELDLRDFAAAAMSGGGAMALPVVVKEKQPVEFWEWRPETKMVPGVWSIPVPASRKRMHPPALLIPLLGFDDAGYRLGYGGGYYDRTLAASAEKPLAIGIGYAVDRLATIHPQPHDIPMDAIVTEEGVRWISTRNPLAARAPSVGDAGDPPCMMSEADPAYMGYLTDEETAAFLNELLEGERAGARGVIEMARATPDLELRVALSAVAQDEARYCAMLSRHIERLGGKPSIETGAFLDKLRDTAEQQAKIELLNKGQSWVARRLVELLPKIADPDLYDDLCEMREVHDRNVARCARFTKLPA
- a CDS encoding nitronate monooxygenase, with protein sequence MDGMMMKSTLCALLGCRYPVLQAGMGGVARADLVGAVTRAGGYGFLGMVRESPDMIRQQIEAVRNGTDRPFGVNLIPAATDSQLLDDELAACFDAGVHSICLFWDVYPDVIKRAKDHGCLVFHQVGTVEDARLAEQAGADVIIAQGEEAGGHVHGTTSSLVLVPQVVRAVSVPVVASGGFASGRSLVAALALGAAGIHCGTAFLATEESFAHAYHKERVVGARSEDTLRTDLFAINWPIGAPVRVIGNSLTAKAGTTRFGHDPYLRKREPIALEDDRPIYRYSTDSPLRNMRGELEQLALFAGQVAGEIDDIPTAAVRIERIMAEAAGIVASLSGRFEEVE
- a CDS encoding TOBE domain-containing protein, producing MKISARNQITGKVVDVKDGVVTAQVTVDIGGGNTIVSSITLDSAKTLGLAAGKEVTVIIKASDVMLGA